In a single window of the Armatimonadota bacterium genome:
- a CDS encoding SpoIID/LytB domain-containing protein translates to MRKGPPIEHGYKNRRRFSFASCFAFVFLFCVCKIPLQSLSANEIPKDIIIRVGLTRNFAGVNCLTLTSAKEFRIVDSSGECPASPVKAISKVETSLKDGLITLAIDGNQIGTFKGPIRFEPEDSDQIFEVIQPTKVRNKYFRGTLIIYGGSELSVINEIDLEHYVYGVLPSEVPRSFSPESQKAFAIAARTYALRCMKRHFDAGFNLCDSTHCQTYYGASREAEWVRQAVDETKGLVISYDDKPIFATYMADCGGATMNSEDSGNGVVSFPYLRSVVDNPSGILTPIKPPPADENNGANNVNEAEPPAENITPKDYCSKSPHHLWTITYTIDELANKLSAWGGKIGKLKSIEFAEFDLSGHVKAVLLKGDKSECVIHGKELRNALGHDKLKSTRATLTISPEGKYIITGSGYGHGLGACMYGADQLGRLGKTAEEILKHYYAGVEIKPIWECKAWLDELPSLIIKDNKPAEN, encoded by the coding sequence TTGAGAAAAGGTCCGCCAATCGAACACGGATACAAAAACCGCCGAAGGTTTTCTTTCGCATCTTGTTTTGCTTTTGTTTTTCTTTTCTGCGTCTGCAAAATTCCCTTACAATCACTGAGTGCTAATGAAATTCCAAAAGATATCATCATTCGAGTTGGGCTTACCAGGAATTTCGCTGGCGTCAACTGTCTGACGCTGACATCCGCCAAGGAGTTCCGAATAGTAGATTCGTCAGGAGAATGCCCAGCTTCCCCAGTGAAAGCCATAAGCAAGGTTGAAACCTCCCTCAAAGACGGCCTAATCACTCTTGCCATAGATGGCAATCAAATTGGTACCTTTAAAGGACCGATTCGGTTTGAGCCTGAAGATTCGGACCAAATTTTTGAAGTCATCCAGCCTACAAAAGTTCGCAATAAGTATTTTCGCGGGACTCTAATCATATATGGCGGCAGCGAGCTTTCGGTCATAAATGAAATAGACCTTGAACACTATGTCTACGGAGTATTGCCGAGCGAGGTTCCCCGAAGTTTCAGCCCGGAATCTCAGAAAGCGTTTGCAATTGCGGCAAGAACATATGCGCTTCGATGTATGAAGCGCCACTTCGACGCCGGTTTCAACCTATGTGACTCAACCCACTGCCAGACTTATTATGGTGCTAGCAGGGAGGCGGAGTGGGTACGGCAAGCAGTGGACGAAACAAAAGGCCTTGTTATTTCTTACGACGACAAGCCGATTTTTGCCACCTACATGGCCGATTGCGGTGGGGCAACGATGAATAGTGAGGACTCTGGCAATGGAGTGGTTTCTTTCCCATATTTGCGCTCGGTTGTTGATAATCCCTCAGGCATACTGACGCCCATTAAACCTCCTCCCGCTGATGAAAACAATGGTGCGAATAACGTCAACGAAGCAGAACCTCCAGCTGAGAACATCACCCCAAAGGATTACTGTTCAAAAAGTCCACATCATCTTTGGACGATTACCTATACCATTGATGAACTAGCAAACAAACTTTCAGCTTGGGGAGGCAAGATTGGCAAACTCAAAAGCATCGAGTTCGCCGAGTTCGATTTATCAGGGCATGTAAAAGCTGTTCTACTCAAAGGTGATAAAAGTGAGTGTGTAATTCACGGCAAAGAACTAAGAAATGCACTTGGGCATGATAAATTAAAGAGCACAAGGGCAACTTTGACTATTTCACCGGAAGGAAAGTATATCATCACTGGCAGTGGCTACGGACATGGACTCGGGGCTTGCATGTATGGAGCAGACCAACTTGGCCGCCTGGGCAAAACAGCAGAAGAAATCCTCAAGCACTATTATGCCGGCGTTGAGATTAAACCAATATGGGAATGCAAAGCTTGGCTCGACGAACTGCCTAGTCTTATTATAAAAGATAATAAACCCGCCGAGAATTAG
- a CDS encoding NAD(P)/FAD-dependent oxidoreductase: MKRYDVIIVGAGPAGIFAALELSKVKGIKILILDKGSDIEKRIKEVPRSLLCGWGGAGAFSDGKLTLSTEVGGQLTMYIPEEEVQRLINYVDRIYVEFGAPEQLFGTNEDEVSRIAHKATLADLKLIPSAVRHVGTDQWPAMLRKFHEVIEKKADIRMETAVSRILTREGKAVGVETSTGEVIEGDFVIVAPGREGADWLVEESRRLDLELTINPVDIGVRVELPAPVLEPITDVVYEPKLIFYSPTFDDKVRSFCVCPYGEVVMEYNDSVTTVNGHSYAAKKTKNTNFALLVSTMFTEPFREPITYGRYIASLSNLLSGSVIVQRLGDLKAGRRSTLSRIERGLVEPTLKTATPGDLSFVLPYRYLTSIMEMLDAMDKLAPGVASRHTLLYGVEVKFYSSRLRLTPSLETDVQNLFTVGDGAGVTRGLVQASASGVVAAREIIRRRM, encoded by the coding sequence ATGAAACGATATGATGTCATAATCGTTGGCGCTGGGCCAGCAGGAATATTTGCTGCGCTTGAGCTTTCAAAAGTTAAGGGAATTAAAATCCTAATCCTCGACAAAGGGAGCGATATCGAAAAACGCATTAAGGAAGTCCCTAGGTCGCTACTCTGCGGTTGGGGTGGCGCAGGTGCATTCTCCGATGGGAAGCTCACGCTTTCTACTGAAGTTGGCGGCCAACTTACGATGTATATCCCCGAGGAGGAAGTCCAGCGTCTTATTAACTATGTTGATCGAATTTATGTTGAATTTGGCGCTCCTGAACAACTTTTTGGCACTAATGAGGACGAGGTAAGCCGCATTGCCCATAAAGCGACCTTAGCCGACCTAAAACTAATCCCGTCAGCTGTTCGCCACGTTGGCACTGACCAGTGGCCTGCAATGCTTCGGAAGTTTCACGAGGTCATTGAGAAAAAGGCTGACATACGGATGGAAACCGCTGTCAGCCGAATTCTTACTCGCGAAGGAAAAGCTGTTGGCGTTGAGACTTCCACCGGAGAAGTTATTGAGGGGGATTTCGTGATAGTCGCGCCCGGTCGCGAAGGAGCAGACTGGCTAGTGGAAGAGAGTCGCCGCCTCGATTTGGAGTTGACTATAAATCCTGTTGACATCGGTGTTCGAGTAGAGCTTCCAGCACCTGTTTTGGAGCCAATCACGGATGTAGTATACGAGCCCAAGCTGATATTCTACTCGCCGACTTTCGATGACAAGGTGCGCTCGTTCTGCGTTTGTCCTTATGGCGAGGTCGTGATGGAATACAATGACAGCGTTACGACAGTTAATGGGCACAGTTATGCGGCGAAAAAGACGAAAAACACGAATTTCGCACTCTTAGTTTCCACAATGTTTACCGAGCCGTTCCGCGAACCAATTACCTATGGCCGGTATATCGCGTCACTTTCGAACTTACTGAGCGGCAGCGTTATAGTCCAGCGGTTGGGAGATTTGAAAGCAGGACGGCGGTCAACATTGTCGCGAATAGAGCGCGGCTTAGTCGAGCCGACACTCAAGACAGCGACCCCTGGCGATCTAAGCTTTGTGCTCCCCTATCGGTATCTTACAAGTATAATGGAAATGCTCGACGCAATGGATAAGCTTGCGCCTGGCGTGGCTTCTAGGCACACCCTTCTCTATGGAGTTGAGGTTAAGTTCTACTCTTCGCGTCTTAGACTGACGCCTTCGCTTGAAACGGATGTCCAAAACCTTTTCACCGTTGGCGATGGAGCGGGTGTCACTCGCGGTTTGGTGCAAGCATCGGCATCAGGGGTGGTAGCGGCGCGCGAAATAATCAGGCGTCGGATGTAA
- a CDS encoding SRPBCC family protein: MPRVESSVVIKSDVDRVFALARDIESFPKFMPDLKKVTILDKSPDGSHVISEFVGDIKQFKVTVKWVEEDEWDEQAKTCRFKLVKGDFKNYSGLWTFEPIEDGTKFTSVIDFEYDIPLIGPMIKALVAKLMKQNVENMLQAIKKKAEEG, translated from the coding sequence TTGCCAAGAGTTGAAAGTTCGGTAGTTATTAAAAGTGATGTTGACAGGGTATTTGCCCTGGCAAGGGATATCGAATCGTTCCCAAAGTTTATGCCAGACCTAAAGAAAGTCACCATCCTTGACAAAAGCCCCGACGGAAGCCATGTAATCTCGGAGTTCGTCGGTGACATAAAGCAGTTCAAGGTCACCGTCAAATGGGTTGAAGAAGATGAATGGGACGAGCAGGCAAAAACCTGTCGATTTAAGCTGGTAAAAGGCGATTTTAAGAACTACTCTGGCTTATGGACGTTTGAACCAATCGAGGATGGTACAAAATTTACGTCCGTAATTGATTTCGAATATGATATTCCGCTAATTGGTCCGATGATTAAGGCATTGGTTGCTAAACTGATGAAGCAAAACGTGGAGAATATGCTCCAAGCAATCAAAAAGAAGGCTGAAGAGGGCTAG
- the lexA gene encoding transcriptional repressor LexA has product MPKELTARQRQILQYILQHIEMRGYPPTVREIGEAVNLSSSSTVHAHLRSLEDAGLIKRDAALTRAIKLLPGPVAKTKTRRVVNVPIVGQVAAGKPTLATEDIQDYYPLPYDFLAGADGFILEVHGDSMIEDGILDGDLVIVRRQPVAENGDTIVALIDNEATVKRFYQENGKIRLQPANSSMRPIIVDEATIIGKVVGLIRKM; this is encoded by the coding sequence ATGCCAAAAGAATTGACGGCAAGACAAAGGCAAATTTTGCAATACATCCTACAGCACATTGAGATGAGAGGATATCCGCCGACTGTGCGGGAGATAGGTGAGGCGGTTAATCTCAGCTCGAGCTCGACGGTTCATGCGCACCTCCGAAGTCTCGAAGATGCTGGCCTAATCAAGAGAGATGCAGCTTTGACCCGAGCAATCAAACTGCTCCCTGGCCCAGTTGCGAAGACAAAGACACGCAGAGTGGTTAACGTGCCAATTGTTGGCCAGGTTGCCGCCGGAAAACCGACTCTCGCCACCGAGGACATCCAAGATTACTACCCGCTTCCATACGATTTTCTTGCAGGTGCCGATGGTTTCATACTTGAGGTTCACGGTGACAGCATGATTGAAGATGGCATCCTAGATGGCGACTTGGTAATAGTGCGCCGCCAGCCTGTTGCAGAGAATGGCGATACCATAGTTGCACTGATTGATAATGAAGCAACTGTTAAGCGATTCTACCAAGAAAATGGAAAAATTCGCCTCCAGCCTGCGAACTCCTCAATGCGTCCGATAATTGTCGATGAAGCTACAATAATTGGCAAAGTAGTTGGTCTAATACGTAAGATGTAG
- a CDS encoding archease: MSCKRFEVLEHTADKGIKAYGSTFEELCENAAYGMFSLMADLERYKPVFSRTIEVSADEPEELLRAWLGELLYQFEVDEVLFVEFKVTRVEDGRLTGIAWGLPFDHQIEWLGATIKAVTHHGLYVRQTDSCWEAQVIFDV, translated from the coding sequence GTGTCGTGCAAACGTTTTGAAGTACTCGAGCATACGGCAGACAAAGGTATAAAGGCATATGGCTCTACTTTCGAAGAGCTGTGTGAGAATGCTGCCTATGGTATGTTTTCCTTGATGGCCGACCTTGAAAGATACAAGCCGGTGTTCTCTAGAACGATCGAAGTGTCGGCGGACGAACCTGAAGAGCTTCTGCGGGCTTGGCTAGGCGAATTACTCTATCAGTTTGAGGTTGATGAAGTCCTCTTTGTTGAGTTTAAGGTAACCAGGGTCGAGGATGGAAGACTGACTGGTATTGCCTGGGGTCTGCCGTTTGACCATCAAATTGAATGGCTTGGTGCTACCATTAAAGCTGTTACTCACCACGGCCTTTATGTTCGTCAAACAGACAGTTGCTGGGAAGCTCAAGTTATATTTGACGTGTAA
- the gyrA gene encoding DNA gyrase subunit A, protein MNQIAREVIPINIEDEMKRSYLGYAVSMIIARALPDVRDGLKPVQRRILMAMHDLNLTPNAHYRKSAKIAGDTSGNYHPHGEQIIYPTMVRMAQDFNARYPLIDGQGNMGSIDGDPPAAMRYTEMRMSPFAVEMLEDLDKDTVDWQPNYDQTREEPMVLPGKFPNLLCNGSAGIAVGMATNIPPHNLREVIDATIWLIDHPECTVGDLMQHIKGPDFPTAGLILGTRGIRAAYETGRGQVTMQAEVTIEQHETGKSQIVITELPYQVNKKKLIEDIAELVKAKKVDGITALDDFSDRTGMRVVIELRRDTHPKKVLNYLLKHTQLRTNFGVIMLALVDGTPRVLNLKQIIQLYVDHRREIVVRRTRYELEKAKSRAHILEGLRIALQFLDEIIKIIRESRTTEIARTTMMSRFGLSQVQAEAILNMLLRQLTGLEREKIENEYREVLKQIAYLEDILANPQRVFEIIKQELRVLKDKYGDDRRTRIIPVEAEEIGEEDTIPEEETIVTITRGGYIKRVPADTYRSQRRPGRGVIAANTKEKDILEHVFVATTHHYILFFTDKGRVYRLKAYEVPQGSRQAMGTAIINLIQIEPGEAITATVPVRELEGEGYLVMATKNGEVKRTAISEFHYLRANGLRAFDLEEGDELRWVKLTTGKDHIIMVTRKGMAIRFPETQLRVASRASGGVRGISLQEGDYVVGMDVVKDDSELLVVSEKGLGKRTPLKLYKHQTRGGKGLITMAITPKGGEVVSAHVVTGEDNVFILTAKGIGIHIRLSEVRCCGRSTQGVKLINLEKGDWVSSVAVIARKDEDEEDNGKG, encoded by the coding sequence GTGAATCAAATTGCACGGGAAGTTATACCAATAAACATCGAAGACGAAATGAAGCGCTCGTATTTGGGCTATGCTGTCAGCATGATCATAGCCCGTGCGCTTCCGGATGTTCGGGATGGTTTGAAGCCGGTCCAGCGTCGAATCCTTATGGCGATGCACGACCTCAACCTGACCCCGAACGCCCACTATAGAAAATCTGCAAAGATTGCAGGCGACACATCTGGAAATTACCACCCCCATGGCGAGCAGATAATCTACCCAACCATGGTTCGAATGGCCCAAGATTTCAACGCTCGCTATCCTCTCATCGACGGCCAAGGGAACATGGGCAGCATTGATGGCGATCCTCCAGCGGCAATGCGTTATACCGAGATGCGCATGTCGCCGTTTGCCGTAGAGATGTTGGAGGACCTCGATAAAGATACAGTTGATTGGCAGCCAAACTATGACCAAACGCGCGAGGAGCCGATGGTTCTGCCGGGCAAGTTTCCAAATCTTCTTTGCAATGGGTCGGCAGGAATCGCGGTTGGCATGGCGACGAACATACCGCCGCATAATCTGCGTGAAGTCATCGACGCGACAATTTGGTTGATAGATCATCCCGAATGTACGGTTGGGGACTTGATGCAGCATATAAAGGGTCCAGACTTCCCGACGGCAGGGCTTATACTTGGGACTCGAGGCATCCGTGCGGCGTACGAAACTGGCAGGGGCCAAGTCACAATGCAAGCGGAGGTAACCATCGAACAGCACGAGACCGGGAAGAGCCAAATTGTTATCACAGAGCTCCCCTACCAGGTCAACAAGAAAAAGCTTATTGAGGACATTGCCGAATTAGTGAAGGCGAAAAAGGTGGATGGCATTACCGCTCTTGACGATTTCAGCGACCGAACCGGCATGCGGGTAGTCATCGAACTCCGCCGAGACACTCATCCCAAAAAGGTGCTCAATTATCTACTCAAACATACCCAGCTTAGAACCAATTTTGGCGTGATAATGCTCGCGCTTGTTGACGGGACGCCGCGGGTGCTCAACCTCAAGCAAATTATCCAGCTTTATGTAGACCACCGCAGAGAGATTGTTGTTCGCCGGACGCGCTATGAGCTGGAGAAAGCGAAGTCGAGGGCGCATATCCTAGAGGGCCTGCGAATTGCACTTCAGTTCCTTGATGAGATTATCAAGATAATCCGTGAGTCAAGGACGACTGAAATTGCCCGGACGACTATGATGTCTCGATTTGGCTTAAGCCAGGTCCAAGCCGAGGCGATTCTAAATATGCTTCTTCGCCAGCTTACCGGTTTGGAGCGTGAGAAGATTGAGAACGAGTACCGCGAAGTACTAAAGCAAATAGCTTACCTCGAGGATATTCTCGCAAATCCACAAAGAGTTTTTGAAATCATCAAGCAGGAGCTAAGAGTTCTCAAAGACAAATATGGCGATGACCGGCGGACCCGCATTATCCCAGTGGAGGCCGAAGAAATTGGCGAAGAAGATACAATCCCCGAGGAAGAGACAATAGTCACCATAACAAGAGGCGGATATATAAAGCGCGTGCCGGCAGATACATACCGCAGCCAGCGAAGACCTGGCAGGGGCGTTATTGCGGCGAATACTAAAGAAAAAGACATCTTGGAACATGTTTTTGTTGCTACAACCCACCACTATATCCTATTCTTCACGGATAAAGGCAGGGTCTATCGTTTAAAAGCCTATGAAGTGCCCCAGGGCTCCCGCCAGGCGATGGGGACGGCTATAATCAACCTAATTCAAATTGAACCAGGCGAAGCAATTACAGCTACTGTGCCCGTGAGAGAACTTGAGGGCGAGGGCTATTTGGTAATGGCCACTAAAAATGGCGAAGTAAAGCGGACGGCAATAAGTGAATTCCATTATCTCCGAGCAAACGGCCTTCGAGCATTCGACCTCGAAGAAGGCGATGAGCTCCGATGGGTCAAGCTGACTACAGGCAAGGACCACATAATTATGGTCACCAGAAAAGGGATGGCAATACGATTTCCCGAAACGCAGCTTAGAGTAGCAAGCCGAGCGTCGGGCGGTGTAAGAGGAATTTCCCTTCAAGAAGGTGATTATGTCGTCGGCATGGATGTAGTCAAGGATGACAGCGAGCTCCTAGTCGTAAGTGAGAAGGGTCTCGGAAAGCGGACACCTCTTAAGTTGTATAAGCACCAAACCCGTGGGGGCAAGGGCCTTATAACTATGGCAATCACCCCAAAGGGCGGGGAAGTAGTAAGTGCACACGTCGTCACCGGAGAGGATAACGTCTTCATCCTGACTGCAAAGGGTATTGGAATTCATATCAGACTAAGCGAAGTTCGATGCTGTGGCCGCAGCACTCAGGGCGTCAAGTTGATTAACCTTGAGAAAGGTGACTGGGTATCTTCGGTCGCTGTAATAGCAAGAAAAGACGAGGACGAAGAGGATAACGGAAAAGGCTAG
- the thiC gene encoding phosphomethylpyrimidine synthase ThiC, translating into MTQLESARTGKITLEMKMVAEQERLDAEIIRSGVAAGTIVIPANVNATPKKPCGIGAGLRTKVNANIGTSADFPNLDDELKKLQVAIEAGADTAMDLSTGGDLSAIRKAIISHCTIPLGTVPIYEAAIKAAEDSSVANMSEDQLFRVIERNAEDGVDFITVHCGITRESLRRLRESGRVTDVVSRGGAFLVCWMLQNDRENPLYARFDDLLEICRKHDVTLSLGDGMRPGCLADASDRAQIQELIILGELVDRARKAGVQVMVEGPGHVPMHQIAANIQIQKTICKGAPFYVLGPLVTDVAPGYDHITSAIGGAIAAASGADFLCYVTPSEHLGLPGPDEVRVGVAAARIAAHAADIAKGIPSAIEWDNEMSAARKARNWQKQAELALDPIAFKKYRTERAGNSEDVCSMCSQYCAMKVVDEYLRRK; encoded by the coding sequence ATGACTCAGCTTGAAAGTGCGAGAACAGGCAAAATCACCCTCGAAATGAAGATGGTGGCAGAGCAAGAACGCCTGGATGCAGAAATTATCCGCTCGGGTGTTGCTGCGGGAACTATTGTCATTCCCGCAAATGTCAATGCGACACCCAAAAAGCCTTGCGGGATTGGCGCTGGCCTCCGAACTAAGGTTAATGCCAACATTGGTACTTCCGCAGATTTTCCAAATCTTGATGATGAGCTAAAAAAACTGCAGGTAGCCATTGAGGCCGGAGCCGACACAGCGATGGACTTAAGCACAGGTGGGGACCTTTCGGCAATCAGAAAAGCAATAATTTCACATTGCACCATACCGCTTGGAACCGTCCCCATTTACGAAGCTGCAATTAAGGCGGCGGAAGACAGCTCTGTTGCAAACATGTCAGAGGACCAACTTTTCAGAGTAATTGAAAGAAACGCCGAGGATGGAGTTGACTTTATAACCGTTCACTGCGGAATCACGCGAGAATCGCTTAGGCGGCTTCGCGAATCAGGACGGGTTACGGATGTCGTGAGCAGGGGCGGGGCATTTCTCGTCTGCTGGATGCTACAAAACGACAGGGAGAACCCTCTCTACGCCCGATTCGATGATCTCCTTGAAATATGCCGAAAGCATGACGTAACGCTTAGCCTTGGCGACGGAATGCGCCCTGGTTGCTTGGCTGACGCTAGCGACCGAGCACAAATCCAAGAATTGATAATCCTCGGCGAACTAGTCGACCGTGCGCGGAAGGCTGGCGTACAAGTTATGGTCGAAGGCCCAGGACATGTGCCAATGCATCAAATTGCCGCTAACATTCAAATCCAGAAAACGATTTGCAAAGGCGCCCCGTTCTACGTGCTTGGGCCACTCGTGACCGACGTTGCACCTGGCTATGACCACATAACTTCGGCGATAGGTGGGGCAATCGCAGCCGCTTCAGGTGCAGATTTTCTGTGCTACGTCACACCTTCCGAACACCTAGGGCTCCCCGGACCCGACGAAGTTCGCGTGGGAGTCGCTGCTGCGCGCATCGCAGCCCATGCAGCCGACATAGCGAAAGGCATTCCTAGCGCTATTGAATGGGACAATGAGATGTCAGCCGCACGAAAGGCTAGGAATTGGCAAAAACAGGCTGAGCTTGCACTTGACCCAATAGCGTTCAAAAAGTATCGCACCGAGCGTGCCGGCAATTCGGAAGACGTGTGCTCAATGTGTAGCCAATACTGTGCAATGAAGGTCGTTGACGAATATCTACGTCGGAAATAG
- the xerD gene encoding site-specific tyrosine recombinase XerD — MDEAIQAFVDYVAIERGLSQNTVAAYARDLSQFAHYATGKGINSPEGLSEEVLAGFLEELQKAGMSPSSISRKLSAIKTFCKFACREGLITKDFTSGIETTKSALRLPSVLSIEEVSELLAQPDWRDPSGCRDKAMLEVLYATGIRVSELLSLRISDVNTSVGFLKCFGKGSKERIVPLGKVAIEYLERYLSTGRPKFARSGSSEFLFLTNRGRKMSRVGFWKLIKKYAAQAGITKNITPHTIRHSFATHLLQGGADLRSIQEMLGHANIATTQVYTHISREKLKQAYKKFHPRA, encoded by the coding sequence ATGGATGAGGCAATCCAAGCATTTGTTGATTACGTCGCTATTGAGCGAGGACTTTCGCAGAATACCGTGGCAGCGTATGCACGCGACCTCTCGCAATTTGCACATTACGCTACCGGGAAAGGCATCAACTCTCCCGAAGGCCTTTCGGAGGAAGTGCTGGCGGGGTTCCTCGAGGAATTGCAGAAGGCTGGGATGTCGCCTAGTAGTATTAGCAGGAAGCTTTCTGCAATAAAGACGTTCTGCAAATTTGCCTGCCGAGAGGGGCTGATTACAAAAGATTTTACCTCGGGCATCGAGACTACGAAGTCAGCACTTCGCTTGCCTAGCGTATTATCAATCGAGGAGGTGTCAGAACTCCTAGCCCAGCCCGATTGGCGTGACCCATCTGGATGTCGGGACAAAGCAATGCTTGAAGTGCTGTATGCAACAGGAATTCGAGTTTCGGAGCTTCTAAGCCTTCGGATAAGCGATGTAAACACAAGCGTCGGCTTCCTCAAATGCTTTGGAAAGGGCTCAAAAGAGCGTATAGTTCCCCTGGGCAAGGTGGCGATTGAATATCTCGAGCGATATTTGTCTACCGGTAGACCAAAGTTTGCTAGATCAGGAAGTTCAGAATTTCTTTTTCTCACAAATCGCGGTCGGAAGATGTCGCGTGTTGGCTTCTGGAAGCTAATCAAGAAATATGCTGCTCAAGCTGGAATCACTAAAAACATAACGCCACATACCATCAGGCATTCATTCGCTACCCATCTTCTCCAGGGAGGAGCTGATTTGCGCTCGATTCAAGAGATGCTTGGGCATGCTAATATTGCTACTACCCAGGTTTATACACACATCTCTCGAGAAAAGTTAAAGCAAGCATATAAGAAGTTTCATCCTCGTGCCTGA
- a CDS encoding glycosyltransferase family 39 protein, whose product MIRRFSPFFAILITAIALALRLYGLKWGLPNMDHYSSYHPDETTILEAAQRIDFFNRQIDPRFYNYGSLYIYLVNIAIFMGAGWGLIVLGKRDPELVVRGYAQMYLAGRIVALLMGVATVLLVYYLGRRMYGRRTGLIAAIFMAILPIHVMHSHFLAVDVPATFFVTCSLLFASRIPEEKSKTRYYLLSGLFAGFSAATKYNAGLVVLAPIVAHLSRGGPFFRRLMSVNLLLIIIGLAAGFLIGCPGAVLNSESFLRGFLYEAHHVQTGHGLLFAETGSGFIYHLIHSLLPGMGLPIMVLALAGVIYAIRKWTPQDAMLIAFLVPYYVLIGVAQVRFARYTMPILPPLVLLGARIPGKLMERFEDERGFARGIARVVTGVFTGLIVLYTLFYSISLDEVMAREDNRDAALTWIRKNIPPGSNIAMPTIPWFYTPPLDPRFGYGSARTRFEAAQSIAEYGIITDESKEWNWRLLSEMEPEFVILSEFEYEDRLRIGDQAAIDYFAVLDKKYRLVRQFDSPPSIFGKKFPLIVELPHDMSYANPKIKIFARNDILLNNG is encoded by the coding sequence GTGATCAGAAGATTCTCACCGTTTTTCGCAATTCTAATCACAGCAATAGCGCTAGCACTTCGACTCTATGGCCTTAAGTGGGGGCTGCCGAACATGGATCATTATTCTTCCTATCATCCTGATGAAACAACGATTTTGGAGGCGGCTCAGCGAATTGACTTCTTTAATAGGCAAATAGATCCTAGATTCTACAATTACGGTTCTCTATATATATACCTTGTAAACATTGCAATCTTCATGGGGGCAGGTTGGGGGCTTATAGTTCTCGGTAAAAGAGACCCTGAATTGGTAGTGCGCGGCTATGCGCAGATGTACCTGGCTGGACGCATTGTTGCATTGTTGATGGGGGTTGCTACAGTGCTGCTGGTCTACTATCTCGGGCGCCGGATGTATGGCCGAAGAACAGGGCTGATAGCTGCAATCTTCATGGCGATATTGCCAATTCACGTTATGCATTCACATTTTCTGGCAGTGGATGTTCCTGCAACGTTCTTTGTGACATGCAGTTTACTATTTGCATCTCGTATACCTGAGGAAAAATCTAAAACTCGATATTATTTGCTTTCAGGACTTTTTGCTGGATTCTCTGCCGCGACAAAATACAACGCTGGCTTGGTTGTGCTCGCACCTATTGTAGCCCACCTTTCCAGAGGAGGTCCTTTCTTTAGACGCCTAATGTCTGTGAACTTGCTTTTGATAATTATTGGCTTGGCAGCAGGGTTCCTTATTGGTTGTCCAGGTGCAGTGCTCAACTCCGAAAGTTTTCTGCGAGGTTTCCTTTATGAAGCCCATCACGTACAAACAGGTCATGGGTTGCTCTTTGCCGAGACAGGCTCCGGTTTTATTTACCACTTGATTCATTCTCTTCTCCCAGGGATGGGTTTGCCCATAATGGTCCTTGCTCTGGCGGGGGTAATTTACGCTATAAGGAAATGGACCCCGCAGGATGCCATGCTTATTGCTTTTCTAGTGCCGTACTACGTACTAATTGGTGTAGCACAAGTCAGGTTTGCGCGGTATACCATGCCAATATTGCCGCCGCTTGTCCTGCTCGGGGCTCGAATTCCTGGTAAACTAATGGAAAGGTTTGAAGATGAAAGAGGTTTTGCTAGGGGCATTGCCAGGGTTGTCACCGGTGTGTTCACCGGCCTGATAGTTCTATATACCTTATTTTACTCTATTTCGCTCGACGAAGTTATGGCACGGGAGGATAACAGAGATGCGGCTCTCACGTGGATTAGGAAAAACATTCCACCCGGAAGCAACATCGCCATGCCGACAATTCCTTGGTTTTATACACCCCCGCTAGACCCCCGCTTTGGATACGGTAGCGCCCGCACCCGTTTCGAGGCCGCTCAGAGCATCGCTGAATATGGGATTATTACAGACGAAAGCAAGGAATGGAATTGGCGTCTGCTCAGCGAAATGGAACCCGAGTTTGTTATTCTCTCCGAGTTTGAGTATGAAGATAGGCTTCGGATTGGCGATCAAGCAGCAATAGACTATTTTGCTGTTTTGGATAAAAAATATAGGCTTGTTCGCCAATTTGATTCACCGCCATCTATTTTTGGAAAGAAATTCCCGCTTATAGTTGAATTGCCGCATGATATGTCGTATGCAAATCCAAAAATAAAAATATTTGCGCGAAACGATATTTTGTTGAACAATGGATGA